A genomic window from Lotus japonicus ecotype B-129 chromosome 1, LjGifu_v1.2 includes:
- the LOC130732084 gene encoding uncharacterized protein LOC130732084, which yields MGCNNSSLNGDGEVLPVRLRPLLRQRMEEFRKRRSNRVSLGVGEEGGLSKKQLLKDDAAEDENSQSSDENEIEKKQNVLVRVVVVEKLSKVVPLPDFECMNDELQCRDHKDQEQEKVKDVAKEVDIKKSVPEPEDKFEEVSEKHEEVNYAKDDEEYAQHKEAYAKCEEESAKQKEANAKHELETAKHHSDDEENDEEEEDEDDYEIGRCIGPGSPSFRIYYVEAEKRKQEEKTCEKPIIAVHHKSPSAESNDSESVASGSSRNTGNSNEVVKIESAPKRKGNRIKKFGGMKKNLFHVKHLHMNGMNKMMACTGNDRKSILSQH from the exons ATGGGTTGCAACAATTCGAGCTTGAATGGAGATGGAGAGGTATTGCCAGTGAGACTCCGTCCTCTCCTTCGCCAACGAATGGAGGAGTTTCGAAAACGGAGAAGCAACAGAGTCTCTCTGGGAGTAGGAGAAGAAGGAGGTTTGTCCAAGAAGCAGTTGCTGAAGGATGATGCTGCGGAAGATGAAAACTCTCAATCTTCTGAtgaaaatgaaatagaaaaaaagCAAAACGTGTTGGTGCGTGTGGTGGTTGTAGAAAAGCTCTCTAAAGTTGTTCCATTGCCAGACTTCGAATGCATGAATGATGAGTTGCAATGTAGAGATCATAAAGATCAAGAACAAGAAAAAGTGAAAGATGTTGCAAAGGAGGTTGACATAAAGAAATCAGTGCCGGAGCCAGAGGATAAATTTGAAGAAGTGAGTGAAAAACATGAAGAAGTAAATTATGcaaaagatgatgaagaataTGCACAACATAAAGAAGCATATGCAAaatgtgaagaagaaagtgCAAAACAGAAAGAAGCAAATGCAAAACATGAACTAGAAACTGCAAAACATCACAGTGATGATGAGGAGAatgacgaggaggaggaggatgaggatgaTTATGAAATTGGCAGGTGCATAGGTCCTGGCTCGCCCAGCTTCAGAATTTATTATGTTGAAGCCGAGAAgagaaaacaagaagaaaaaacat GTGAGAAACCAATCATTGCCGTCCACCATAAGTCACCCAGTGCTGAGAGTAATGATAGTGAAAGCGTTGCATCTGGATCATCAAGGAACACTGGAAACTCAAACGAG GTTGTCAAAATTGAATCAGCTCCAAAGAGAAAAGGAAATAGGATAAAGAAATTTGGGGGAATGAAGAAAAATCTATTCCACGTTAAGCATCTACATATGAATGGAATGAACAAAATGATGGCATGCACGGGCAATGACAGAAAAAGTATTCTTTCACAACATTGA